The segment AATGGGACTATCAGTTCACATTGGGGTATGAATTGGTCTTCCCATCCTGCTGGCTCTTGTAGCTTGAAGGATCAATGGTGGTTTGGATCAGTGGTCTGGTTAGGTGACCATGAAGGAGATCTGAtcctttctgtttgcaggaggttgtttagatggtcagtgaggagtttgggACTCTCAGTTATATATTATTAGCCAGCATTCCTGGGGcgttgaagaaagagctggtctgTTGTTTGAGGCTTGCAGGGACTTTACCCTACATATATATGAAtcaaaattaacatttatttatactaAAGGTATACAAAGTGACCACAGAAGATTTAGAAGAGAGTAGTTTTTCAAGATTAACGATTATACTGTAAATCACTTCCAGTTATAGTCTCCCATCATCATATCTGGtgattcatatgttgttttttctgactttatgtgaatgaaaatgtacaaatttgCCTGTTTTCCCATTCAAATaggtacatttaaaaatatcactGTCATGGTCACATTTGGCAAAGTTTGAAGGGAATAATAACCATTTTCTATACTTTTTTAGGCATAAACAATTAGGAAATAACTTCCCGACCTTTCCATGTAGAGTAGTTTCTGGAGGCACAGGCTGGATCCACTTGAGCAAACATTACTAacattattttgatgttttcttcaCAGAAATGGAAAATTGGAGGAAATGAGATTAAACCTGCCGGCTGGTCCGACCGAGATGCTGAGAGAAATCTGGTAACATCGACCCTGAAATCACACAATAATCTGACAAACAGACCCAAAATtacaatgatgaaaatattgaaTTGAAAAGTggcaaatatttatattaaatacaaACCTGTatgataaattgttttgtgattttataaaagcaaaacaaatttttaatataatttagtAATAAACATTAATCCTATCTATCGTTCAAGCTGAATGAACAGTAAATGTGATCAATTATAAACTTTATTCGTTGCAGGAAAATTAATGTATATTGAAAATGtacaatgacagaaaaacttAAATAATTTGTTAAGTGACCTGATAAAGTAAAGCAACTGAAACAGACTGAATAAATgagaatacatttttatcacttccactttttaaaaaaaaaatcatataacatttattttttaacctccacagttggatttttttgttaaattctGACAGAATCAGGGCCGCTGTTaggaataaaaaaatgacatttttaagaaTAAAGTCTTAGTATAAATTTAAAAGGTTGTAGAGAATAAAGTCCTAATTTTATGAGGAAAAAGTCATGATATTATGAGGCGACTTTTTTCACAAAATCTCTGATGCTCTTTCCCCTTGTGGCTTCCGTACACATCGTatttcaatatacagtatactagtatttttaattttatgggAAATGACATTAATGGCTTTGTATTTTCATTGCTTTTATCAAATCACCATTTTATTCTGAtcactttttcttgttttcaacTCACAAacattgttgtctttttttttttttttggcccaCCATTCTCCCACTTTAGGGGACATAATATTTTATTCACTGTGATTTGCTGGCTTTTTCTTTCCCACtctgttattttcttcatttttaacttATACATTTAAACTTCATATTCTTCCTGATACACAACGTTCATCTCTTAACCTCTGAGCAAtagacagaacaacaacaaaataaaaaacatcaaaagtaaaaaaggaACAAACTACAAAACACCACCACAATGAAACAGACATGACATAAATACCACAGAGACAGTTACTGAATGACtgaaaaggaaattaaattagttatcacaataataaaaccacaaataaatataaataaaaataagtcttattattatttccacCCCAATTGCATCCAAATAAATCTGCACACTTAGGAtacatcttcatcttcatgcaaatgtgaatatgtgtgtgtgtgtgtgtgtgtgtttgtgtgtgtgtgtgtgtgtgtgtttgtgtgcaggcgGTTCCTTTCAGAGGTCACATCACAGGTGGGATGCGTCCGGGGAAGAAAGTTGTGGTTTTTGGTGTTGTGGACGCCCGTCCTGACAGGTAAAAATCCCTCcgtgtaacattttatttaatcttctctcctgctgctgtttgtcttgTCAACACTTTGGCCCAGAGGAAAATATCCTGACATGCAATGACTAATATCTGTGGATAATCAtgatcctcagaggatgaaccctaatTTACCTAACCCATTATGaactttgccacaggagaccgCTGTCTCCCCGCTGCTACCTTATTGtagttattattgtagccatgacgatgaaggtgacctaaatttaaaggggacatattctgctttttgtgattttctcttatttatatcctgttatgatcTTGGATGTTAATcttggtcaaagttccaaaacttgaggttaattgtatgtagaaatgctgcctgcaagtcaaaagtcagggcttcaacctgctctgatcGCTTCGTTTGTAACGGTACCTCGCCGACGAGCTGTAGTTTAAAGTACAGACGAACAGCGGTCCGTACTTTAAACTTTGCTGCTGAGgatgttcacattgtccactctcatatttcaagACTAATGATGTTGTCCTACTGATTACTGCTGGTAGGGGTGCAGATTAGAAAACACGTACTGTGTCTCAAATctcatacttctgtacttacacttaacattttgagcgcataagtgcgttcacactgagaagtaggggaaatgcagtgcactgtgagtacctggatggtgcactcaaaacggtcaaaaagttgaatgtggaactatggacacttctcgccctcaatggtcgccatcttggctatgTAGCGaaaggggagggaccacttttcaaactggaaatggcggccgaGTACGTTGTAACTATGGTGAACATCTCCActttatacaaatatacattatacatgtgttttttgtcggatataagccatcagtatgtgttttgggttaatttagtAGTCTGTACTGATTTGATAGGGCGAACAATAACGCGAATGCTAACACTAGTTAATGCTAATTTGTgatcgtcatttccggtaagtgcacaacggctgtgtttgatttgagacaacactaccctgtcaaAATTTGCGCACTACGCCAGTAATgtatagtgtacacagtgtactacatgaaagtgtactaacagaagtatgtgatttgagacacagctacGGTCTAATCTATATGTTCTATATGTAATGATAGTTGGGTTTTACTTACAGACAACTCTACTTTTACTCTCTACTCTTTGTTGGGATAATGTGAGTCCACTATCTAATCATGGCTGGTCTTCATGGCTCTATTAGGTTCTACATGGCACTGACATGTGGCTGTGGGACGTCCAGGGAGCCACCGCCTGATGTGGCTCTGGAGCTCTGCGTTCGATTCAGGGACCGCCAGGTTCTGCGGAGGGCCTGCGTGTCTGGATCCTGGGGTGACGTCGACAGAGCCGTCCCCTTCTTCCCCTTCATCAGAGACCAGCCGTTCAAGGTACCAGCATGAATTTCTCCAGTTTTATGGTATCATTTGAGTGTCGTCTTACCAGAAAAATGGCAGATTTTACAACCAAGTGTCAGATTGTGAGCAGCTACAGAGTCAAACTTGTCAAAATTCTCAGGAGCGTGATAGTTTGTAGTCCTAAATACCAGAAGTACAACGATTGGTTCCCTCAACAAACACACTGGGTTTTAAAATTCTAAAGAAAATAAGGTCTGAGGAACACATTAGCCCAAAAacttttctttgtatttgttgtgtgACATAAAATCACATCTGTTTGATATCTCAGTCGTAGATTTTGAAGCTGTACAATGTGAGCTTTTTGTTAATATTAGGTATattaccatagactgtataaaaatatggacgtcgttaccgtgacgtcacccgttggtttctgaagagcggttttgaagctcaaagcgagccgctccagccgtcgccatcttggcagtacgtgacgctgcctaactcccagccaatcaaatgggcaaagaggcggggccgaatggctgaaacaagccacctagcggctggcggacctgtcactcaaagcagccatgtccttcattatgcataactttacggcttaataaaatttaaatgagtgagttataaaaaaattcaccccccgtacagttgtcatgaaagaggaaattagctacagagaccaaaaccgttttttgtaccagactgtaaacatgtttatttctgctgtaaagttgggcattttaacatgggggtctatggggattgacttgcttttgaagcctcaagtggtcgttcaaggaactgcagtttttggcctcattttacagccccggaggttgccgcttgtaTATTACTTGTTCAAATATGATGATAGCGTGTTAATTTGTGgagattattattttacttatgTGTGCATGTCAGAAGTCTGTGTTCactcattttcttgattaatcaaaaatctGAGCAGAGCCACTCAAGCTAACTtaaggaggagatgtaattaaaataatttctaacCAAGTAATTGAACTTTAGATgggaaaaacacatcagacataAATTATTACATCAGGGTTTGGGAATATTTTTAACCTGGTCTGTTTAGTAATTTAACAGACTTCACTCCAACTTCCCCccttgtttctgttgtttagcGTAACTAATACTAATGTTGGAATCTGACTCTTAACTGTTCTCCTGACATACTGATTCATATTAAAACGACATTTCATTCGTCAGATTTCActttatgttatattatattaacatCCTCCTGCGTCTCGTCTGTTCTCACAGATTGAGATTCGCTGTGAACAAAGTCGGTTTCGTGTCTTTGTGGACGGACAGCAGCTGTTTGACTTTTACCACAGACTGACGTCACTCAGCGACATCGACACGTTATGGATCAAAGGCAGCGTCACCATCACTAAACTGGCTTGAATGAAAGGACCTCAGGAGAGAAGGACCAGAACTCTCTTTGGGtcataatttgtttgtttgtcaccTTTTCTGACGCTGAAGATCTTAGAGGAGGTTTAGGTAGCTGAACAAAAATCTTATTCACTTAATGACAGATAATGAACACAGATAATGAAGGAAGTGCAGCACTGATCAGTAATTAAATAACACTTGATTTCACTGTAATTAacatccttcctcctcctcctcctcttggaTATCTTGACTCTTTAACTTTGCCTTTAAAGCTAAacaactttttatatttttatattttaggctttatatattttacttaTAATGACTTTGCTGTTGGGAAAAACAATCCGTAGGCTTCAACACTTTGGAATGTGTTCCAGTTTGGTTCATTAATTTCTGGGAATTTTCCCAGAATGTCCCACATAACTGCCAGTTATTGTTATGTAAATAAGACCAGAGACTagttctgcaaaaaaaaaaaaaacaactccacAGAATATTTGGAGAACATCCCATGATGATTCCTGTAAGTGACGTGTTTTGGTGACATTCAAAGAACCACACTGGACAGACTGGGACACAGCTACCACTCAGGGCACTGACATTGTTTTTTCTGGGGTTTTGTGGGGTTTTTGGAGCTTGGAGGAGTTAAAAGAGCACTCCATCAGTTTAGCATTGCACTCTTATAACACTGTCGGACTCATGATgaatagtttttttaaaaaaaaggatcaaaattgatgcagcagaaccggagatatcgtcttttttattccacacattcttcgTCCTCGTCAAgacctggtgcctacattacccataatgcaactcgaCAGATtcgggtgtgttatgctagtagcggctaatgtatcgtggagctacagaggtctgctaacctcactACTTTCTAACTAAACACCCAcagattgtttttcatttttcaaacttcagccccaactgacgctgactcaagtgacatcactgactcaagtgacatcacttgacgcaatttatcagatttcacacatcTGGACAAACATGCTGAGGTGGAAAATAACTGCAGTTCACCTTTAAAcctacaaataaaaacatacagatatTGGGTATTTTGAAGGCTGGGTACAGTATTTTTTGgctccatatatatatatatttacataggGTCAAAATtgacatacaaacaaacaaacaaaaaagaaataaatgattcaATGTCCAGAATTTTAGTCAGTGATTAAAAGGGTTTTAAACAGCATTTAgcatgttttacagtaaatataattgAGCaattaaatgaatcaataaatgaaaatgtgttcaggaAAGTTTTCTTAGGAACTACACTGAAATATTCATGTAacccaaaaatacacacacacacacacacacacacacacacacacacaaatccataAATTAAgattttcaaaaattattttgaattttaatgcattttgttgttgattgGTTTATCTTACTGTCATTGCAAtgattgttttattgatctcATAGATTTTTAATGATGTTGTAAATTTATCTTCATCTATGAACACATGTTTAGCACTCAGGACACAACTACTGCATAATGTTACCTGCATGTGTCTCTCAAAAGAACACAGAGTGAGATTTACTGAAGTTATCACGAGAAAACAAAGCATGAAGATAATGACACAGAGGCCTCTGTGGCCTTCTGCAGCAAGAACATTGTTTAACAGATTATGTGCCGACTACCTCAAACCACATAGTATATAATGTCCTGCTACTGCTGCCGTccatgtatatacatacatatatatatatatatatatatatatatatatatatatatatatgtagaagGATAGTTGTATAGGAGGAATACATCTTTCTGTTTGAACATACTGGCTTTTTTATGTCTgttctgtcacattttgtttgaaaCCATCCAGTGAAAACTACGGAAATTCATATTGTacacatttttgtgtattttacaaaacaatgtGATTAATGACTCTTCTAGAAACAGTGTGCTGTGCAGCTGTTTGTCACAGTGGTGCAAAGTAATTTACtcaaatattgtatttaagtacaactttgaggtacttgtactttacttgagtatttccatgtgatgctactttctacatttcagagggaaatattgtactttctactccactacatttatttgacagctttagttacttttcaggtgaagatttgacacaatggataatataacaagcttttaaaatacaacacattgt is part of the Thunnus albacares chromosome 3, fThuAlb1.1, whole genome shotgun sequence genome and harbors:
- the lgalsla gene encoding galectin-related protein; its protein translation is MAETHRVTAGSRKKWKIGGNEIKPAGWSDRDAERNLAVPFRGHITGGMRPGKKVVVFGVVDARPDRFYMALTCGCGTSREPPPDVALELCVRFRDRQVLRRACVSGSWGDVDRAVPFFPFIRDQPFKIEIRCEQSRFRVFVDGQQLFDFYHRLTSLSDIDTLWIKGSVTITKLA